The segment TCAAGCAAATGCGTGGCAAAGGAGTGACGGAAGGTGTAGTAGCCGGCGTGCTTGACTACACCCGCCTTGCGTACCGCTTCCTTGACAGCCCGCTGAAGAATCGTTTCGTGGATATGATGCCATCCTTCTTCACCGGACTTTGTGTACTTCCACCGTTTTTCCTGCGGGAAGACCCATTGCCAGCGCCACTCATCCGGGGCATTGGGATATTTGCGGTCGAGCGCACCGGGCATTTGAACGCGCCCACAGCCTTCGGACAGGTCTTTCTCATGAATCGACTTGACTTTCTTGAGATGCTCCTGAAGTGGAGACTTGAGCGATTCTGGAAGTATGGCGATCCGGTCTTTCGCTCCCTTACCATCGTGAACGGTGATTTCGTTCCGCACAAAGTCAATGTCCTTAACCCGCAGGCACAGGCATTCCATCAGACGCAGCCCCGCACCGTACATAAGCGAAGCCATCAGCCACTTGTCTTCCGAAAGGTTCGATAATACGGCTTTCACTTCATCACGGGTCATAACCGCTGGCAGGCGTGTTGGCTTACGGGCACGGATGACCTTGCCGGGATCGCCGACTTCGCGATCGATTACGTAGCGATAGAGGAACAGCAAGGCTGAAAGTGCCTGGTTCTGCGTTGAAACGCTCACCTTTTCCCTCAAGGCGAGATGCGTAAGGAAGACGTTAATCTCAGGTTCAGCCATCTCTGCAGGGTGACGAACCTTATGGAAGAATATGAACCGCTTGACCCAATAACAATAGGTCTGCTCTGCGCGGCTGCTGTAATGGCGGGAAAGAAGGGCTTCCCGAAGATGGTTCAGTAATTTCGGCTTGCGATCCGTATTCAAAGTTTCTGCCGGACGCTCGTTAATAATCCCCTCTGTGTCTATTGTTACGTTGTGAGCTTGTCGCACACGCTTCTTCCCTCTGTTAAGATCAGAAGATGTATAGAAGCTTATTTTCTGTTGAAAATTATAACACAAAAAAATAATGTCGCAAACTTTTTTAATTTTTCTCAATAAAATTAAAATATCACCTTAATTCTGCAAATGATTTTCGCATAACGAAAATCGATCTTCTGCAATAGATTGAACTGAATTCTGTTAGAGCGAAGTTGGTGAAGAAACCACAGGAGTGCCGATGGATTAGTGAACGTTCACGCCTTGCAGGGCAAGCCGATCGGCTTGTGCATGTGGCACCGCTGCTTGAGATGTTTGGTAAGTGGGACGATTTTCTTTCCAGAGGTCTGTCGGATGAGGAAACCGGGGAGTTTCGATGTCATGAGAGAACCGGGAGACCACCTGGCACGGACAGTTTTATAGACCGGATTGAAAATGCTCTTGGTTGAATACTACACAGGCATAAACCTGGCCCAAGGGGACCTCAAAAGAAAAGTGTGAATCTCCATGATTAAGTATGGTGTCCCCGGAATTTATTCTTTTGCGACGCATCTTTTGGAAGCCGGCTATGATATTCGAACGGTTCAAGAGCTGTCGGGTCATAAGGATGTACGGACCACGATGGTTTATACCCATGCACTTAACAGAGGTTGCAGAGGAGTAAAAAATCCCATTGATTTTTAAATGGGTAAATGGGTATTATGCGGAAACCATATAAACAATAGTTAAATTAGGCCTTCGGCGACTAAAAAACACATTTTCCCTCACTTGGCGGGAGGGATTAAGGGAGGGTGATCACAGATTGTTCCTTTCACCCCCACCTAACCTCCCCCATCGAGGGGGAGGAATTAACAGTTTGAAATTCCTATACATTGAACGAAACCGCTTCGCGATAGCTTTGAGCATAGAGAATAATGTATTTGTTCCTTGAAAATGAGCATTTCAAGACTTCACCCTGAGATTTTCCATGATTTGCTGGACAATTAGGAATTCCCAAACTAAGTTACTTTTGTTTTGCGTTATTTGAGTAATTTTGTAAAATGGCATATCCGGGACATATGGTTGCCTTTACCTGGCTTTTGAGGAAATCACCAGCGGAGATAGGGGAAGAGAGAAAATTACACCCCCTCATTCATTCATCGCCGGGGAAAGGGTAATTTCAGAATTGATTTATTCCATTTAGCGCTATTGCCATAGTTCCTATGACGGCTTCCTGGGATATTACCAATGCAGATATTGATTGGGAAATGGAGACGTCTGTGTTAGTCTTATATGATGAGTAATTTTAGAGAGGCAGGAGGTCATCAATGAAACTTACAGCAATTATTGAACGCGAAGGCAATGGATACGTATCATTATGCCCGGAGTTAGATATCGCAAGCCAAGGTGATACTATTGAGCAAGCACGGGACAACCTGAGGGAAGCATTAGAACTTTTTTTCGAATCAGCATCAACAGAAGAGATAAAACATCGACTTCACAACGATGTTTTCGTCACCCAGGTTGAGGTGGCAGTTGGGTAAACTCCGTGCCCTTTCCGGTAAAGAGGTTTGTGCTATTCTTGGCAAACACGGTTTCCTTGAAGTGCGTCGGCGAGGTAGCCATATCGTAATGCAAAAGAAACTTTCCGAAGAAACGATTACTGTTCCAGTTCCAGATCACAATGAAATCCGTATTGGAACTTTGCGGTCTATTATTCGCCAGTCTGGATTGCCTCGGAGTGAATTTGAATCATGAGGTTACAGTGTCTAACAAAACGCTCCACCTGACCGCTATTCCGCTGTGTCAATAATAGTTGGACATTTTTCCTTGTAATAGTTTAGTGTAGGGCGAGGAAGAAAACAACTATGAAAAATAATGAGAAACGTCTGCAGAAATCTCCGGCAGTAGTGGGATCGGGTATTTCTTTTCTGCCCATTGCCATCTGAAGAGCAACATCTTCCCTGAGTGCCTCAATATCTTCAAGAAAGCCTCCTCCTATAAAACCATTGGCAGAAAGTGTCATAATATGTTCAGATTCCGGATATCCTCTCTCTTGTTCTTTAACATGAATATGATGATCCAGTATGCGGGGGATATCAAGGGCTTCTGCCATTGTATCTGACATTCAAGAGGTTTTTCAGAGAAAAGATAAAATTTAATTGATTTTTTAGGAAGATAGATTAATCTACCCGGTAAAAACCTTCAGAAAAGAAAGGAAAAGGTATGCAGGGGAGTGAATCTTTTGAAATTCTAACTACCAAGAGACTTGATCACCTTCCTTTGGTATCAGCTTGTATGCGATACTTGGAAATTGGTCAGATTATCGACGAACTGGTTGATTCTCACAAACTCAATTGTGTAAGTACCGGAGAATGTCTCCAGGCAATGGTCTTGTCAATCCTGACCGGTCAGCATGCTCTGTACAAAGTCTCAGAAGTATTGGGTGACTATGATACCGAGATTGTTTTCCAGAAACAGATTAAGGCCGAGTCATTCCATGATAACCGGTTAGGGGCGGCACTGGATCAGATGTGGGAAGCCGGTTTGGGAATGTTGTATTCAAAGCTCATAGCAAAAGCTATCATGAAATACTCGCTAGGACTGGAGAAGCTGCATTTTGATACTACCAGTATTAGCCTGTACGGTGCTTATGAGCAAGAAGAAGATGGGGATGACATTCCGAGAATTACGTATGGACATAGTAAGGATAAGAGAACAGACCTCAAGCAAGTACTATTTGGAATGACGGTTAGTGGAGATGGGGGAGTTCCTCTTACAGGAAGGATTACCTCGGGGAACACCTCTGACAGCACGGAGAACCGGTTTAACCTGGAAACATTGCGAGAGATAGTGCCGGATATTTCCCGGAGCATCCTTGTTTCGGATAGTAAATTTTTTTCTGCCCCAACCGTAGAGATGGCCTTTGAGCAGGGGATTTCTTTTATCAGTTTGATGCCAAAAACGGTAGGGATGTATGAGGAGATACTCAAGGAGGATAAGCCATCAGAGATTCTTTTGACTACCCCAGGTAGGAGAAAAGGAGAATATGAAGAGTACCGGGGGTTTTCTCTGATAGCACCTTATGTCTATAAGACAGACAACGCAGAGCAAAGACACAGGCAGATGAGGTTTGTGGTAGTGGAATCAACCGCCCTTCAGAAACAGAAAGAAAGGGTATGGAAGGCAAAGAAAGAAAAGGAATATCAGGGGCTTACGAAACTTTCTCAGGGGATACAGAAAAGGGAATTTGCTTGTGAGGAGGATGCGCTGAGGGAAATTGATAAACTCAGA is part of the Candidatus Jettenia sp. AMX2 genome and harbors:
- a CDS encoding integron integrase, which produces MNTDRKPKLLNHLREALLSRHYSSRAEQTYCYWVKRFIFFHKVRHPAEMAEPEINVFLTHLALREKVSVSTQNQALSALLFLYRYVIDREVGDPGKVIRARKPTRLPAVMTRDEVKAVLSNLSEDKWLMASLMYGAGLRLMECLCLRVKDIDFVRNEITVHDGKGAKDRIAILPESLKSPLQEHLKKVKSIHEKDLSEGCGRVQMPGALDRKYPNAPDEWRWQWVFPQEKRWKYTKSGEEGWHHIHETILQRAVKEAVRKAGVVKHAGYYTFRHSFATHLLDAGYDIRTIQELLGHKDVSTTMIYTHVLNKGGHGVRNPVDGL
- a CDS encoding type II toxin-antitoxin system HicB family antitoxin, which translates into the protein MKLTAIIEREGNGYVSLCPELDIASQGDTIEQARDNLREALELFFESASTEEIKHRLHNDVFVTQVEVAVG
- a CDS encoding IS1634 family transposase; amino-acid sequence: MQGSESFEILTTKRLDHLPLVSACMRYLEIGQIIDELVDSHKLNCVSTGECLQAMVLSILTGQHALYKVSEVLGDYDTEIVFQKQIKAESFHDNRLGAALDQMWEAGLGMLYSKLIAKAIMKYSLGLEKLHFDTTSISLYGAYEQEEDGDDIPRITYGHSKDKRTDLKQVLFGMTVSGDGGVPLTGRITSGNTSDSTENRFNLETLREIVPDISRSILVSDSKFFSAPTVEMAFEQGISFISLMPKTVGMYEEILKEDKPSEILLTTPGRRKGEYEEYRGFSLIAPYVYKTDNAEQRHRQMRFVVVESTALQKQKERVWKAKKEKEYQGLTKLSQGIQKREFACEEDALREIDKLRKQIKVDYHRLGFEREKRTVIEKRQHRGRPRAGEQLPQRESWTVNLSFQEDAEHLSQSKQRLNKFILVTNILDSSRMTDAEILKAYKGQSSVETNFKWAKNPAAVAPIFLKDPKRIAVLGFVYLVALMVYTLMQRQIRQSLKRDQKSIPGNKGLTDNPTGRVLFQNMRGIAVVVVSLGESVFKQVTNFTQLHEDILNYFAFDTAIYQSLKTISSA